Part of the Choloepus didactylus isolate mChoDid1 chromosome 27, mChoDid1.pri, whole genome shotgun sequence genome is shown below.
GGGTCAAGGCCTCACACACCCGACACCCCAGGAGCACCATCCAGGTTGGGTGGGGCAGGCGGGGGCCTGGAGGccaccctggccccagccccagccccatgcCCCACATGAGTGGGGCGGGAGGGGGATGGAGGGGCAGAACCCCTCCCACCTTCAAGGTCACGACCTCATGTCCAGTCGGTTCATGTATTCCTGCAAGGCCTTCAGGCGCGCATCTATTTCGGCCATGTCAGCCGCCTGGTGGTCAGAGCTGTACTCTGTGGACATGGAGGTGGGATCGGGTGCTGTGAAGGACCTGGTGCTGCCAGGAACTCCCAGGGCCCGATACCCTCGGTACCATCCCAGcaggctctgggggtgggggggggcaatCCCAGGTTCACCTTTCATGGGGACCCAGCCCCCCGAATTGGCCAGGTGTCTCTGGTGGTGGCCGCGTTCCAGGGGAGTGGACTTCTGCTGTTGGGGGAGGCAGTGGGGGAGGTCAGGcatcctccctctcttcctgcccacctccaccccaccccacccccatcccactggAAATTCCGAATCTAAGggcttcagaaaaaaatgaagccaGACACCTACTGGGCACTTGTCACATGCACAAAAATCTCCTTGTATCTTCCCAACACTCTCTAAGATGGGTACTATTAGCATCCCCATTTACCTgattaagaaactgaggcacagggaggctaAGTTAACTGCCTGGGGTCACacaggtgggaggaggggagccccattataaaatgcttttttaaCCAGCATCCTCTGTCCCCACTATTCCCACCTCCAAGACAGTGAACCTCAAAAGACTATttccagaggcattttggagttGCCTCTGCAACCCCAACCCCCAGGATGGAATCATGGGAAATAGGGACAGTGGCTTTAAGGCTGCCCCTAACCCCTCCAAGGCCTGAGGGAAAACTCTTACTGTCTTGGACCCACTCCAGGCGGTGGGGCTGGACGGCTTCCGACGGCGACGAACGCTGAGAGGAGGGAGTCATCAAAGCACAATGGGGGAGGAGAGTCTTTGACACCCCCCCACCCTCCTTCGTGGTTTCAAGGCCCCCCGGCCGGCATCACCCAATCTCTCTGCAAAAAAAGGCTGTTTCTAGTCTCCCCAGAAACCGACTGACTTGATGTGGTCCTTTTCCCCTGCTCAAGTTTTACCCTCTGGAGAGTGACTCTGAGAAATCTTCGTACTCGCTGCAGGAGCTGGCGGACGAGCAGCGGCTGCGGAAACTGTCCACTGCAGGGAGAAGGGTGTCAGCCTACCCGCCCAATCACCAGTACTGCCCGCCCGGGGCGCCAGCCCAGTTACCCGAGGAGCTGCGGTTTCGGGAGCGGTTAGCGGCGTCCCCTCTGCCGGTCACGGCGGCGGGAGGCCGGGTCTGGCGCGACCAGGAGATCGAAGGGCCATCCCCGCTGCCTCCGCTGCCCAATCGGttccgctgctgctgctgcctgggGGGAAGGCGGGGGGAGACGCCCATGTGCGCGCCCAGCTAATGCGGGGAAGGGGTCACAGACTGGGCCGGAGGGGCCAGTGAGCAGGGCAGGTCGGGGATCAGGAGGGGCGGAGGTCATGTGGACGCGGGGTCAGGGCACGGGAGGGGTACAGTAAGATGAGGGTGGGGAGCTCCGGTGAGCGGGCCACGGAAAGGGACGCAAGGGCACTAACTTCATCTTGATCTCCTTTTGCTTCTTCTCCTTGGCTTTCACGAAGGCAGTGGGGTCGAAACGGGGCGCGCGACCACCTAGGACGGGGAGCGAGGGGGGAGACTGGAGGCCCGAGTCACAGGATCTTGGCTCCACGGCTGCGGCCCGCCTCCCCCCTCCAACAGGGCAAGGCAGGGCAaggcggggtggggtgggcaccGACCTGTGGGCGAGGGCGAGGGGCGGGCGGGGCGGCCCCGACCCCGGCCCCCCCGGCCGCTCTCCCGGGACGAGGAGCGGGTGGCGCCGCGGCCCCGCGACGTAGAGCGTTCCCGGGACGACAAGGCCTGGTCCTCCCGGGCTGGGGGCGGGACCACAGGCGGAGTCCGCCTCCTGGAGCAGAAAACCCGCCGTCGGGCTCCGGACGGCTCCGACAACGCTCAGGCCGGTCCCCCATCAACCCGTAACCTTCCACGACCTTTTCAGAAGCCCTCCGCGGAGGCTCCGCCCCTGTCTGAGTCCCATGGACTCCTCCCCAAAAGGACTGTCTTTCACTTTCTCCATCCTAACACCCCTCCGTCATCGGACCCTTTTTCGCGAGGTCTCCCACAGCTTCCCGGAAACCTCCCAGTTTTCCGCCACCATCTCCTCAATTAATGCCAGCAAACTTCACCCTGAACCCCATCTGCTGCTCCTTTCTTGGGCCCTAACTATAAGCCCCGCCCCCAGTTTCATCAAGCCCCGCCCATCTGGCCCTAGGCCCCGCCCGTCGATCCTAGTCATTCGGAGTCGCTCCCGGCGCCCCCGCCCACTCAGCCCCGCCCCACAAGGTCCCAGGCCCCGCCTCCGCAAGGCCCCGGCCCGCCCACCCGGCGCGCCCCTCACCCCCGCCGGTACAGGGCCAGCTCGCTGTTCAGCGTCTTCAGCCGCATGCGCAGACTCCGCTCGGAAGCCTTCACCTCCTCCAGCTGCCGGGAGGGGAGAGGGGCGCGGAGGTCCAGACCCAGGCCCAGCGTCGCCCCCGCCGCCCGGCCCCGCGGGCCGCCCCGCCCGGCCCCTCACCTCCTTGGCCAGGCGGCGGCAGTCCTGGCTGCGGCGGGTCGCCGTGCGGTGCCCGAGGCCGCGCTCCTGCCGCAGCTCCAGCTCCAGGCCGCGCACGAGCCCGCGCAGCGCCTCGGCCTCCTGGCGCGCCGCCCGCCCGGCCAGCGCCTCCTCGCGCGACCGGCCCAGCTGCACCTCCAGCTCGCGCTTCTCGGACGTCAGGCGCGACACCCTGGGGAGAAAGGCGCGGGAGAGctagctggggtgggggtgggggggcacggGCCCAtcacccccagcctcccccacGAAAGAGGAACACGGCCCCGTGATTCCCAATCACCCCCGCGATGGGCGGGCGGGGCGGCAGGGTCCGATCATCTCCCCCACGGGGGTAAGCACTCCCCGCCGTTTCCCCCCTCCACCTCCCCCACGTGGGGAGGGATCTGGCCACATGGCTCCCAGCCACCCCACGGGGAGAACACAAGTCCACCACGCACACGCACCAGTCTCCCCCCAGGGGGAAGGAGGGTGGGAAAGGGAGACACAGCTGTGTGTGTCCTAACTCCAAAATATTTCATCAATCTGTTGTCTTCTTTGCACCGAGAAAACCTATCCTCCCCCCTGGTCTCCCAGCCTAGTCTCACCCTCTCCCATTCACCACCGGGCtctttccaaaatgcaaatcCGATCAGGTCCCTACCGCGCTCAAACTCTTCTCCAGGAAGTGAGGCATGTAAGGCTATTCTCTGCAGCACTGCTAGTAACAGCACAAGACTGGAAATAGCTACAGTGCACATCAGCAGAGAACTGGCTGAAACTCGCTGGCAGGTCCACTTAATTGAGGACACCTaactgtagaaaggaatgaagaaaatctCTCTATCCTGTCACCTCACATGCCTGGGATCCGTATGAACACTATGTTTAGTATGTccctttttgtaaaagaaaacGGAAATTATATATGTggttatattttcaaaaatatgtagAAGGCTCAGTAAAAACtaatgaattgtatggtatgtgaagatatctcaagaaaactgcatttaaaaaaaaagcactaatGAAAATGGGCCCCTGGAGGGGAGAGAGGAACAGAGCAGAGGGAACAGGGATAGAAACCAGACCTCTTGGAATGCTATGAAAATAAttgattgaaataaaaattaaattttaacaaaagtaaTCCCTAAAAATTTAGAAGAAACTGGCTCAGACCTAACTCTATCAAACTTGGTGGCATAATGGAGAAAAACTACATGAAGTGACTAAAACAAACTATTTTAGCAAGTGGAATACAGTCTAAGGACAAAAAGAACTGCAAAGAAATCTTAAACTTCATTCAGTGCTCTTATGAGTAATCACATTGGTATTGGTACATTGGTATATGGTTTAGGACAGAGCAAATAAGTAATTATGTTACTGTCTCTAGAAACTAAGATTTTCAACAtgtgaaagacacaaatataaaaatcaaagacGTTAAGTAAGCCCGAGCctgttatttctctctttctggaaatGTATCTGCTTCCTGGCTCTTTCCgctaaaaaggaaaagacattgcTAAGAGCAATGTCAGCCCAATGGCAATTTACCCCTAAAGACCAGACTGAGGTCTCTAAATACCTTTCCCACTAAAAGAAACCAGAGCTCCCTAGAAAAAGTGGCTTATACCAGTTCTGAGGCAGGAAAGACACCCGTAAGTCTGAGGCATACAACACGCCAGAAGCAAGGAGCCACCAAAGAATACTAAGGCCACGTCAAAAGGGGCTCCTACTGGCCAGAGATGAGagcatcaaaaaaaaagaagaacttcAATGAGTGTTGGATTCAACTTCAAATAATGCCCCCAAAAGAGAGCTACATCCTAAATCCTGGAGACCTGTGACTGCTTCCTTACATGGCAGAAAAAGtactttgtagatgtgattaaattaaaaatcttaaGGTGGGGAGGTTGTCCTGAATTATCAGTGTGGTCCCTAAATTCAATCACAAGTATCTTTGCAAgaggggggcagagggagagTCGACACAGAAGACGATAGGCGCTGTGACCACAGGGGCACTAGTGTGACgtgctgcaagccaaggaaggcTGGCAGTCACCGGACGTCTGTCCTtcatgtttctgttgttttaagccaccgagCGTATGgtgctttgttatggcagccacaggaaacaagtACATCAAACAGGTTAAAATTCATGGGTTCAAAATGCTctgaaaaacagaacagaactcACTGTCTCCATGGAGGGTGTGAGGGGACCAACTCATTATTCTCAgttgataaaaattaaataaaggaaagaatcaaacaagagaaaagcaatccatcacacacaaaggaagcttgataagaccatgtgcggatttctcagtagaaaccatggaggcaagaaggaagtggtgtaatatatttaagatactgaaaaagaatcTTACGGGTGTCTTTCCTGCCTCAGAACTGGTATAAGCCACTTTTTCTAGGGAGCTCTGGTTTCCTTTAGTGGGAAAGGTATTTAGAGACCTCAGTCTGGTCTTTAGGGGTAAATTGCCATTGGGCTGACATTGCTCTTAGGCCTTTTTAGCGGAAAGAGCCAGGAAGCAGATACatttccagaaagagagaaatggacctCAGTGGGAAATGTACCTCAGGGAAATCAAAAGGTTGATAAGAGAACATTTTGCTTTATTGAAAAATTCCAGCTAACAAAAGCAGAGGAAGAATTACAGAATAACACATAAAATAACACATGAAGGCTCTTagccagactatataaagaagtcctggaaatcagtaagaaaaagacaaacagaagaaaaacaggcaaaaaaatgGGAACAGGCAACtcacaaaagaggaaatccaaatggctACTACACagatgaaaaggtgctcaacctcGTTAgtaattaggaaaatgcaaattaagactaccaAGAGATGCCAAGGTGTTACACCCACTAGTTGTAACTTTATCTAGTTGGACTTAAAGATAGCATACCCTATGGAAAGCAACTCTCACTCCTAAGTATCTACCCTAGAAACGCACAAGGATTTACATCAAGATGCATGTCCAAAGAAGCTTTTCATTTGTGTAATAACCTAAAATTGGAAATTACCAACAGaagaatgtttaaataaatggTGGTGTAGTCATTCAATGGAATAAtacacagcaatgaaaatgaatcaGCTGCATACAGCTCTACGCAACCACCTGGATGAACTTAAAAATGTTAGACAAAATGATCCAGACATAAACAAGTATATGCAGCATAATTCCATCTATGTAAAGTGCAAAAAAgatcaaattaaattatattatttaaggATGCATAGTTTGGTGGCAAAACCCTAAACAGGGCCAGAGAGTAAGAACCAGAGCAATTGGCAGAGTGGTTATCTTGGTTGGGGgctgaggattgaatcatgtgtTCCACCTCACCCCCCACAAgagaagacatgttcaagtcttaatctgtgtccctgtgggtgGGAAACCATTTGTTAATAGGACTTTTTGTAGATGGTATTATagttaggtgtggccaaactgaatcaaggtgggTTCTTAATCTGTAAGACTAGAGACTTTATAAAGAGACAATTTGGACACAGTgggagaagcagccagaagttaCAAGTCAGAGGAAACCAGAGGAACAGACACAAGGAGGGATGGAGGACAGCCAGCACCACAACGCTACAGGCTCACCAacttcttgattttggacttcgaGCCTCTAATGGTGAGCTGATAAATTCTCagtgtttaacccaacccattgggtggtatttgtcTCCACCgctctagcaaactaagatagaagaggaaggaggggTTTCTTCTAGGAAAAGGCATGAGGAGACATTGGGGAAATGGacgtttttttatttcttaatctggGTAGTTGTTAGGTGGATGTTGGCTTTATGATCATTTGTTAAACTGCACATTTACATGTTGCATTCTTTATTGGATGTgtattacatttcacaataagaaagTTAAATAGTGAGACTTGGGGCGGGGGGAGCAGGTATCTGAGGACTGGCCTGGGCCATGGGATTTTTCAAAGCTCCCCAGATGcctctaatgtgcagccaggatgAACTGTGCATTAGGGGAAAGGCTGATGGGAAAGCTTCTAACAGAAAGGTCCAGCTCtcagcatctgtgctggtttgaaactgttatgtactccagaaaagccatgttctttaatccaatcttgtgggtacagacttattatgggtgggatcttttgactgggctgtttccatggacatgtgacccacccagttgtgggtaggaccttttgattagattatttccacagaggtgtgactctgctcattcaaggtgggtcttggttagtttactagagtcctttagagaactcaggggccaacacagacccaaacATTTGGAGACACAAAcagaaagatgcttggagatgctaagctaagagatgaagcccagaatttgccctggggaagctaaaagaggaccccagatgcttaagagagaaacaccctgaaagaacaagcaaggatgcacaggagctgagagagagaagctaaaagagaaagaaacccagagacattttggagaaagccattttgaaaccagaacccgggagcaaaggaccagcagacaccagccgtgtgctttcccagctgacagaggtgttccggatgccatcggcccttcttcagtgaaggtatcctcttgttgatgccttagtttggccacttttatgggcttagaactgtcaatctgtaacctaataaatccccttcataaaagccaatccattcctggtattttgcctaatggcagctgTAGCAAGCTAGAACAGCATCCGAACTCATCAGTCTCAACCTCACCTGCCACCACCTGTCCCTGGATGagggatgtgccggtttgagtgtattgtgtcccccaaatgccattatctttgtggtcttgtgtggggcagaagttttggtgatggttggatttgcttggagtgtgccccacccagctgtcggtgatgatttcaatgagatgttcccatggaggtgtggccccgcccattcggggtgggccttgatcagtggagctatataaatgagctgactcaaagagagggaactgagagagtgcagctgggagtgatgttttgaagaggagcaagcttgctagagaggaatgtcctgggagaaagccgttttgaggccggagctttggagcagacgccggctgccttcccagctaacagaggttttccagatgccattggctatcctccggtgaaggtacccgattgctgaggtgttaccttggacgctttgtggccttaagactgtaactgtgtagtgaaataaacccccgttttataaaagcctatccatctctggcgttttgcattctgcagcattagcaaactagcacaAGGGAGTACACAGCCCTGTTGAGAAGTCATCTTACCAAAAACCTGAATCCAAACCCGATCACACCTACAGGTTTAATGAGCACTTCACAGGACTTACAGGGACAGAGGAACACGTGAAACGCCACAGCGATAAACTCAGCAAAATCCAGGCTCTGGGAACCTCAAGAGGACAAACCACCTGGCTTCTTCCGGAAATAAGtagtgtttaaaaaaacaaaaaagcagcgGGGAGTGGGAGATTGCAAGAGATGAAAAGAGATTTCAGAAACAAATCAAACTGTAATAGGTGGCCAAGTTTGGATACTAATATtcaaacaaaccaattacaaaaaGATGTTTGTGAGATCATCAGAGAAGTGTGAAGACGTAAGAACTAGGTTTCAAGTGACATTAAgcaatttttgttaattttgctGGGTGTGTAACAGTATTGTGCTCATGTTTCAAAAATCTCTTTATATGTGAAAGATACATATTGAGGAATTTATGGATAAGATATGATGTCTGGGCTTTGCTTCTCAGAAGAAGAGAGGAGGGCAGAGAAAACCAACTGGGCAAAACACGGAAGGCCATTGAAGCTGGGGCAGGGGTACATGTGCATTATACTTTTATCTACTTTTGCGTGTGCTtggaatttttcataataaaacattttgtttgtaaaaataataataattttttttaaacatttaagaaaatccaTGATTCCCGCACACTCTCTGAGGTGCTTCTACTGTGCCCTTGACCAACTTCTCCACTCctttcctcccacctccctctcccACGGTGCTCCAGCCAGGCTGCCCTGACTGTGGGCCCTTTGCCAATGCAatcctctccttctggaacattctctccccctcctccatcCTGGCAGGAATGACTCCACTCATCCTTCAAACATCGCCTCCTTGGGGAAGCCTTCCTGTCCCTCTGTCCTCTGCTCTCTTAGCTCCCTGTACCTTTCCTTCCTGGCACCAACCACTGCAGAACTGGCacgatctactttctgtctgagGACAGAGTCTCCATCTGTCTGGGTCACTGTGCAGGCACCAGGCtgcctgccttcaattctttattcaatttattacaagctgggtgaccttgggcagattCACTTAACATCtccggcctcagtttcctcatctttgatagggatgatgatgacaatgagaATACCTGCTTGATAAGGTTGTAGGAAGCCATTAGGGGAGCACCATGGGGAACataaagtaagtgctcaataaaagttaaCTAGTGCTGGTTAGTATGCCTGCCACGCAGTATGAATTTAGGGAACGCTGGAGGAATGAATGAAGGTGTTGCAGTCTTCCCAAACACCCTAAGTCTAGGTTGGGAGGCAGAAGGGGAGAAGCCACGGACCAGCTGTGCATCAAGTCACCCTGTGGGGTCTGTGGTTGCTTCCAAAGGACAGGGGCGCCACCTTGTGGCCAGCCTAGGAACCACAGCCCTGACCCACCCACCCTGTCCCATCTGGGCCTCCCGGCTGCTGCTTTCCCGCCAGCGCCAGTAGGGTGCAGCCAACGTCCTCCCGGAATCCCCGGGATTCCCCAGCCCCAGAGCTCCCACCCCTGAGGGGAGGAGAGGGCCGTTCCTCCCTGTCGGCACTTCTGGCTCGGCCCTGGGCTGGCAGCAAGGAAACAACAGGGGCTCAGGGCAAGACGTCTCCCTGGACTCCTG
Proteins encoded:
- the CCDC61 gene encoding coiled-coil domain-containing protein 61 isoform X2 yields the protein MEQPAGLQVDYVFRGVEHAVRVVVSGQVLELEVEDRMTADQWRGEFDANFIEDLTHKTGNFKQFSIFCNMLESALTQSSESVTLDLLTYTDLESLRSRKMGGRPGPLAPRSAQLNSKRYLILIYSVEFDRIHYPLPLPYQGKPDPVVLQGIIRSLKEELGRLRGLDGQDARDPSSEIWHLREQVSRLTSEKRELEVQLGRSREEALAGRAARQEAEALRGLVRGLELELRQERGLGHRTATRRSQDCRRLAKELEEVKASERSLRMRLKTLNSELALYRRGRRTPPVVPPPAREDQALSSRERSTSRGRGATRSSSRESGRGGRGRGRPARPSPSPTGGRAPRFDPTAFVKAKEKKQKEIKMKQQQQRNRLGSGGSGDGPSISWSRQTRPPAAVTGRGDAANRSRNRSSSVDSFRSRCSSASSCSEYEDFSESLSRGVRRRRKPSSPTAWSGSKTQKSTPLERGHHQRHLANSGGWVPMKEYSSDHQAADMAEIDARLKALQEYMNRLDMRS
- the CCDC61 gene encoding coiled-coil domain-containing protein 61 isoform X1, with the translated sequence MEQPAGLQVDYVFRGVEHAVRVVVSGQVLELEVEDRMTADQWRGEFDANFIEDLTHKTGNFKQFSIFCNMLESALTQSSESVTLDLLTYTDLESLRSRKMGGRPGPLAPRSAQLNSKRYLILIYSVEFDRIHYPLPLPYQGKPDPVVLQGIIRSLKEELGRLRGLDGQDARDPSSEIWHLREQVSRLTSEKRELEVQLGRSREEALAGRAARQEAEALRGLVRGLELELRQERGLGHRTATRRSQDCRRLAKELEEVKASERSLRMRLKTLNSELALYRRGRRTPPVVPPPAREDQALSSRERSTSRGRGATRSSSRESGRGGRGRGRPARPSPSPTGGRAPRFDPTAFVKAKEKKQKEIKMKQQQQRNRLGSGGSGDGPSISWSRQTRPPAAVTGRGDAANRSRNRSSSVDSFRSRCSSASSCSEYEDFSESLSRGVRRRRKPSSPTAWSGSKTKSTPLERGHHQRHLANSGGWVPMKEYSSDHQAADMAEIDARLKALQEYMNRLDMRS
- the CCDC61 gene encoding coiled-coil domain-containing protein 61 isoform X3, producing the protein MPTSSESVTLDLLTYTDLESLRSRKMGGRPGPLAPRSAQLNSKRYLILIYSVEFDRIHYPLPLPYQGKPDPVVLQGIIRSLKEELGRLRGLDGQDARDPSSEIWHLREQVSRLTSEKRELEVQLGRSREEALAGRAARQEAEALRGLVRGLELELRQERGLGHRTATRRSQDCRRLAKELEEVKASERSLRMRLKTLNSELALYRRGRRTPPVVPPPAREDQALSSRERSTSRGRGATRSSSRESGRGGRGRGRPARPSPSPTGGRAPRFDPTAFVKAKEKKQKEIKMKQQQQRNRLGSGGSGDGPSISWSRQTRPPAAVTGRGDAANRSRNRSSSVDSFRSRCSSASSCSEYEDFSESLSRGVRRRRKPSSPTAWSGSKTQKSTPLERGHHQRHLANSGGWVPMKEYSSDHQAADMAEIDARLKALQEYMNRLDMRS